Within Cucumis melo cultivar AY chromosome 4, USDA_Cmelo_AY_1.0, whole genome shotgun sequence, the genomic segment aactataaaaactAAATTCTTAACTTCCTATGAATCATACAAATCAAATTTGTAGTCTAAACTAATATATCTCAACTAAAATTATGTTTGTATTATAGTTGAAATAAGATGTTTGATTTTGTATGTTAagtagttttttatttttctttttatttttattcttactTTTTACTCTAAATTagttaggaaaaaaaaaaagagaaaaaagtggTAGAATGTAAAGGCCTTGATACTCGATGTCAAGCTCTTTTGTCATCAGTGTATATAggagttatatatatatatcaatctGATCTTCCAGTTTAAAATTAGGATCAAAGCTTTAGATAGAAAACATACACACATTGGCATGCACGAACAACTTAATATCATCAAATTGAGAATATCTTTTGCGCTTTAAAAGTATCTTTTTAGGTTCATTATTTTTGAGTTGGTTTCTTTTTATCAAATACTGTTCTAGACAACTGTATGGGGTGTTGATAAAATATAGTAAGTTTGTGTGCTTcttcataaaaggaaaaaaacaataatCTCATCAACTTCGTGACCTTGTTGAAGCTTAATTAGAAGAGTATTAAGTAGTAGAGTCCATTTCCACGACAATGTACACACTACCTAGTTATTTTCATCTCAAAACTACCTTCTGCTTATTAACCCTAAACTTAGGCATAATAGTGTATTGAATAAAGCATGAATTGGTACTAAGTGTTCTGTTATATGGATCAACCAAATTCTTTAAATCTAACCACATTTTTTTCAAACAAGAAACTAAAAGAATTAAAGGGATTAAGAGATGCACCAGAACATCTCAACTAGCTTGACATATTCATAATATCGTTATCGTAACTCAAAAACCACATTAACAAAAAGTAGAAGATCAAATATATTCCACAATACAAACAAACTAAGGTAATCGAGTATATTGTTCATGACACCTTAAAGCACAACAGAAGAAACAAACTTAGAGCATCTTTAGATTGACTTCAAAAAAACTCATCTCCatttaaacttttcttttataaaaactaattaaaatatactTCAAAAGCTATTTTGAGTATCCAAACACATTTTTAGATTTCAAACGCACTCTTCATATCTTAACAAAACAACATATCTTGTTAAGATACCAAAGAGGGAGATGATTCGATGGACCTATGGCTCTTATTTATTGTATCTTGTtcaaacaaataacaaaaacaaacgACATATAAATTGGTCGGATTTAGAATAATTTCCCACGTTGTTTCTACATACTCTCTTTTAATTGCTCTAAAATTTACGTCAACGGTATTGGAAATTATGaggaaaatgataaaaaaaataaaaaaaaaaaacaataaataaaagacATTTTTAATATGTTTAAGTAGAGAGAAGAATATGAGACAATTAGACCTGTAGTACAATTATTAAATAAAGGGAGAAATAATAAATACTATAAAGATAAGCATATGGTTGGTATGATTTGAATTGACAAGTTAAAGGTTGTTTAGTTTTGAAAAGCCTTGGGATTGAAGGCAACTAACTGTGTTTCTTAAATCAGATCATATATTGAGGAAGTAATCATCTCCCTGTAATTGCAGATAattcaaaaattgaaaaaaaattagaaaaagaaaaataaatgataaaataataataataataataataataataataataataataataataataataataataataataataataataataataataataataataataataataataataataataataataataataataataataataataataataataataataataataataataataataataataataataataataataataataataataataataataataataataataataataataataataataataataataataataataataataataataataataataataataataataataataataataataataataataataataataataataataataataataataataataataataataataataataataataataataataataataataataataataataataataataataataataataataataataataataataataataataataataataataataataataataataataataataataataataataataataataataataataataataataataataataataataataataataataataataataataataataataataataataataataataataataataataataataataataataataataataataataataataataataataataataataataataataataataataataataataataataataataataataataataataataataataataataataataataataataataataataataataataataataataataataataataataataataataataataataataataataataataataataataataataataataataataataataataataataataataataataataataataataataataataataataataataataataataataataataataataataataataataataataataataataataataataataataataataataataataataataataataataataataataataataataataataataataataataataataataataataataataataataataataataataataataataataataataataataataataataataataataataataataataataataataataataataataataataataataataataataataataataataataataataataataataataataataataataataataataataataataataataataataataataataataataataataataataataataataataataataataataataataataataattaaagttAGTCAGAGAGGGGTATGGGGATGAATAACCCCAcgctctctctttctttcttttcaaggTTACTTTAGTAAGGGGCTGCAAACTTAAAAAAGAGtaaagaaaagggaagaaaaattaaaataaataatcataataattaattataatatattaattatatatataaaaaggaaaaacatgAAAAAGTGAGGGGGTAGTAAAAGCAAAATATGATGTGTTGGTTTGTGTTTGCCTTACCTGGGAATGTGGCTGTGGCCTTTGTTTCAATGAACAGATTCTTAAACATTTAGAAAAACAAACCCTACTTGGGCTCACTTAATTCCTTCACTTACTACTacttgttttttgttttggttattgCCCATCAtctcttcttctctcttcttgGGATTTTCAACctctcccttttcttttctttttttctttatttgttttttgggtggggtttatttatttacatatacatatatatatatatttcttacttatataaattttaatcaTTGTGTATATGGAGTCTACTGCTAATCTCAATCACCACCAGCATCAGCTTCAAGATCACCAGCTGCTtcttgcttcttcttcttcttcctcctctttgTCCGTTGTTCCTTCTTATTTTGGCCTTGGAACTGCCTGGTCTTCTAATATATCTCTGTAAGTTcacttttcttttgttttatttcagTATATAAGCATTTATATTTTGGGGGATTTTCAGATTTACGTTTTGACTTAGGTTTTGAGGGTTTTTAATTTCTTCAATTCTTTAGatgttttgttcttttttcaatttaaaaataaactaaaaggaaagaaaaagagtgaTAAAATTTAACTGCTACTGATTGATATATTATatgcttttttaaaaataattagagAACAATAATTGAGACATTTAGAACTTCCATAAGACCCCATTTAATTGCTATAATTATGGAGACTGATTAGGGTTttgcaattttatttatttatttggtcaTTTTGTGTTGTAACAGGAATAGTAATAATACTTGCAACGTCTACAGTAACCCAACAATATTCAATGGAGAAGTAACAACAACTAATTCTTCACATCCAATTAGATCAACAGATTGTGAGCAGAAAAACACAAACAGTACTTCTTCAATAATGCTTCAAGATTTGGGTAATTATGATCAatggaataataataatggtgATAATGTTGTAAATACAggtaataataattttttcacTCAATCTCTCCATCATAACCAACAACAAATCTCCTCATCCACACCTCCAACaactcctcctcctcctcctcctcctcatcAACCTTTCCCCAAATTCACAGAAATCttgaacaacaacaacaacattaCAAATATTCAAGATTTCATCAATATTAATAGCAACAATGATTCAGATCTCAATGACCTCACTCACAAGCTCTTGATCAAAACCCTCATTTCATCCGGCTGTCAAATCAACGGTGCTGATCACCCCATCATTTCAAGATCAAGTAATAATAATAGACCAGCTCCCCATTTCCCTCAAATTTACCCTAGTATTAATGTCTCTAATTGGAATATCTCATCTCCGTCGCCACCGCCACCTTCGTTCTCAAATTCCTTAGATTTGAACTTACAAACGCCCACCGATATGTTGGTTGGAAATTTCAGCCAGAATAATTTCGGTATTTTTAAAGAAGCACTCTCCGATTTTGGCGATCAGATTCGAGAATCTCCGCCGACGGGCAGCCTCCCATGCATTATTCCAAGTAAAGTAAGTTAGTTAATTTTATTATGATTATTGTTGTTAATTAGAGCATGCAATAGTAGTAAGAGGGTGTCTTTTTGCAGCATGGAAGGTACTTTCAGCTTTATACACATTTGTAATTGTAAATGCATTTGCTTTCCCAGTCAACTACTTtccctttaatttctttttttctctttctctttttctttttctttttttattttcaattatctTTTATCTGATTCGTCTTTTTTTCTTGGATTGTTAAAGATGACAACATTTAGCAGTACTGAAGTATGTAAACCAAAACGAGGTTGTAATTCCATGGAGTCAAGGTTGAATCAACAATCTCCTCTTAAGAAATCGCGATTGGATTCACGCGCTTCTTGCCCACCATTTAAGGTTTCAACACACTACAcattcttcttttatttatttagtaatAGGAGtaatatttgttttttatttttattttatcctGCATGGTTTTTCTCTTATATATTGGGCAGGTTAGAAAGGAGAAATTGGGTGATAGAATTGCAGCACTTCAACAATTGGTTGCACCCTTTGGGAAGGTATTTTAATCTAAAGCATTATGTTACTGACTtatgtttatatttttaaatggaATTAAATGGCTAGATGATCATTATATTGATGTGATAATTAAAAGCTTGTTTAAATAggaaatctaaaaatttaaatttttaaacatGGGATTCGTTGAAAGAGTTGGGGTTTAATAGTAAGAGattgtaatttaatttcattatttattttgaatgggtttgatattatatttttaaaccaTAAAACTAAGCATGGTTATTCACACTTACTATAAACTATTCTTAAGCAACCTATGGACAAGTTGTTTATATAagaaaatttctaaaaatattattattttgtaacaTTTTATAATTTAGAATATATATGCATTATccatatttaatctttttaaatataattgagtTTATAACCTGCCAAGCtagaaaacataaaaatatgTAGTTTTAAAAAAACACGCTTACATGTCACATTATTcagaaatattattcaaaaaTAGAATTCATTTTCTCAATTCATAAATACATATCTACTTATCTCTataaatttaaaacatataaaaaaaaaatttaactagCAAACTAAATATGTTCTAAACACTTTTAACTCAGGGCcttttcaaatttgaattaattGATGATTTAATATGGTATCGCTAAAATGACATATacttttttagaagaaaatacAATGGATCAAGTAATCCGACATCTCTACTAAATGGATATCCCTTAGCATCGTCCGTTTATTAATAATACATAGTTACATAacattttaaggaaaaaaaaaaaaaaaacaaaaggactAGAGTCCTAGTAGAATTAATCAAACAAAAGcattaatat encodes:
- the LOC103503916 gene encoding transcription factor bHLH110-like isoform X2 produces the protein MESTANLNHHQHQLQDHQLLLASSSSSSSLSVVPSYFGLGTAWSSNISLNSNNTCNVYSNPTIFNGEVTTTNSSHPIRSTDCEQKNTNSTSSIMLQDLGNYDQWNNNNGDNVVNTGNNNFFTQSLHHNQQQISSSTPPTTPPPPPPPHQPFPKFTEILNNNNNITNIQDFININSNNDSDLNDLTHKLLIKTLISSGCQINGADHPIISRSSNNNRPAPHFPQIYPSINVSNWNISSPSPPPPSFSNSLDLNLQTPTDMLVGNFSQNNFGIFKEALSDFGDQIRESPPTGSLPCIIPSKMTTFSSTEVCKPKRGCNSMESRLNQQSPLKKSRLDSRASCPPFKVRKEKLGDRIAALQQLVAPFGKTDTASVLMEAIGYIKFLQNQTLSVPYMKPAGSNKAPQPTHRSSVEDGNEGGQNRDLRSRGLCLVPLGCLSYVTGDGGGGVGIWPPPGFNGGTS
- the LOC103503916 gene encoding transcription factor bHLH110-like isoform X4, with translation MESTANLNHHQHQLQDHQLLLASSSSSSSLSVVPSYFGLGTAWSSNISLNSNNTCNVYSNPTIFNGEVTTTNSSHPIRSTDCNNNFFTQSLHHNQQQISSSTPPTTPPPPPPPHQPFPKFTEILNNNNNITNIQDFININSNNDSDLNDLTHKLLIKTLISSGCQINGADHPIISRSSNNNRPAPHFPQIYPSINVSNWNISSPSPPPPSFSNSLDLNLQTPTDMLVGNFSQNNFGIFKEALSDFGDQIRESPPTGSLPCIIPSKMTTFSSTEVCKPKRGCNSMESRLNQQSPLKKSRLDSRASCPPFKVRKEKLGDRIAALQQLVAPFGKTDTASVLMEAIGYIKFLQNQVETLSVPYMKPAGSNKAPQPTHRSSVEDGNEGGQNRDLRSRGLCLVPLGCLSYVTGDGGGGVGIWPPPGFNGGTS
- the LOC103503916 gene encoding transcription factor bHLH110-like isoform X1, giving the protein MESTANLNHHQHQLQDHQLLLASSSSSSSLSVVPSYFGLGTAWSSNISLNSNNTCNVYSNPTIFNGEVTTTNSSHPIRSTDCEQKNTNSTSSIMLQDLGNYDQWNNNNGDNVVNTGNNNFFTQSLHHNQQQISSSTPPTTPPPPPPPHQPFPKFTEILNNNNNITNIQDFININSNNDSDLNDLTHKLLIKTLISSGCQINGADHPIISRSSNNNRPAPHFPQIYPSINVSNWNISSPSPPPPSFSNSLDLNLQTPTDMLVGNFSQNNFGIFKEALSDFGDQIRESPPTGSLPCIIPSKMTTFSSTEVCKPKRGCNSMESRLNQQSPLKKSRLDSRASCPPFKVRKEKLGDRIAALQQLVAPFGKTDTASVLMEAIGYIKFLQNQVETLSVPYMKPAGSNKAPQPTHRSSVEDGNEGGQNRDLRSRGLCLVPLGCLSYVTGDGGGGVGIWPPPGFNGGTS
- the LOC103503916 gene encoding transcription factor bHLH110-like isoform X3; amino-acid sequence: MESTANLNHHQHQLQDHQLLLASSSSSSSLSVVPSYFGLGTAWSSNISLNSNNTCNVYSNPTIFNGEVTTTNSSHPIRSTDCEQKNTNSNNNFFTQSLHHNQQQISSSTPPTTPPPPPPPHQPFPKFTEILNNNNNITNIQDFININSNNDSDLNDLTHKLLIKTLISSGCQINGADHPIISRSSNNNRPAPHFPQIYPSINVSNWNISSPSPPPPSFSNSLDLNLQTPTDMLVGNFSQNNFGIFKEALSDFGDQIRESPPTGSLPCIIPSKMTTFSSTEVCKPKRGCNSMESRLNQQSPLKKSRLDSRASCPPFKVRKEKLGDRIAALQQLVAPFGKTDTASVLMEAIGYIKFLQNQVETLSVPYMKPAGSNKAPQPTHRSSVEDGNEGGQNRDLRSRGLCLVPLGCLSYVTGDGGGGVGIWPPPGFNGGTS